A DNA window from Microcystis aeruginosa NIES-843 contains the following coding sequences:
- a CDS encoding DUF3370 domain-containing protein translates to MLSFLPTILLAQSASVLPQIERKLVTQYQEVRQLPGQLNDVLVFNSNSPEIVEKEGILLSTFPGKGKRYPVAHLNHPLQGRFDVFTHHIARQTDPNRDLHQGLIVTNPTSRNLVIRILQGVSYVTSADAPFVDLPPLVEDPNGRVFSGPGSRLASDIMRRRHDTQFPAQIVIPPGQSRMLFDLVIPRSSARSTLLRLYSDGPVYMANLALYEVPQKVNIEDREIETFRPPTLEEWRTLLVRGDLAAPRDFPPTPPDQWFPGRRNFYGRVAGISVGSEWATRIVDPKGGINLTIPQPGQAFAYPLSTVTAATFGTRQIQSAPMLVRYPDTAFKAHGNYGVHYYLTLPLYNNTSKTQVVALSIQTPIKEDNYLDRLLFVEPVQGPVFFRGAVRVTYRNALGRTEERFFHLVQREGQQGEALVQVELPPGARRDINLDFLYPPDATPPQVLSVKTLE, encoded by the coding sequence ATGCTTTCTTTCTTACCCACTATTCTTTTAGCTCAGTCCGCCTCGGTCTTGCCCCAGATAGAGAGGAAATTAGTCACCCAATATCAGGAAGTGCGTCAGTTACCCGGTCAACTGAATGATGTGCTGGTTTTTAATAGCAATAGTCCCGAAATCGTAGAAAAAGAGGGAATTCTCCTCTCTACTTTCCCCGGCAAAGGAAAACGTTATCCCGTAGCCCATCTCAATCATCCCCTACAAGGACGTTTTGACGTTTTCACCCACCACATCGCCCGTCAAACCGATCCCAATCGCGACTTACACCAGGGCCTGATCGTTACTAATCCCACCTCCAGAAACCTGGTTATCCGCATCCTGCAAGGAGTCAGTTACGTCACCTCCGCCGATGCCCCTTTTGTCGATTTACCCCCTCTGGTGGAAGATCCCAACGGCCGGGTTTTTTCTGGTCCCGGTTCCCGTTTAGCCAGCGATATCATGCGTCGTCGCCATGATACCCAATTTCCCGCCCAGATCGTCATTCCCCCAGGCCAAAGTCGGATGCTATTCGATCTGGTTATCCCCAGAAGTAGCGCCCGCTCGACCCTCCTGCGTCTCTACAGCGATGGCCCGGTCTATATGGCCAATTTAGCCCTCTACGAAGTTCCCCAAAAAGTCAACATCGAAGACAGGGAAATAGAAACCTTTCGTCCCCCTACCCTAGAGGAATGGCGTACCCTATTAGTTAGAGGTGATTTAGCCGCTCCTCGCGATTTTCCCCCCACTCCCCCCGATCAATGGTTCCCCGGAAGAAGAAATTTTTATGGTCGCGTGGCCGGAATTTCTGTCGGTTCGGAATGGGCAACCCGCATTGTCGATCCCAAAGGGGGAATTAATCTCACCATTCCTCAACCCGGTCAAGCTTTTGCCTATCCTTTAAGTACGGTGACAGCAGCTACTTTCGGAACCAGACAAATTCAAAGCGCCCCCATGTTAGTGCGTTATCCCGATACGGCTTTCAAAGCTCACGGTAACTACGGTGTTCACTACTATCTGACTTTACCTCTATATAACAATACCAGCAAAACCCAGGTGGTGGCTTTGAGTATTCAAACCCCAATTAAAGAAGACAATTATCTCGATCGCTTGCTATTTGTTGAACCCGTCCAGGGACCGGTATTTTTCCGGGGTGCAGTGCGCGTTACCTATCGTAACGCACTGGGACGCACCGAGGAACGTTTTTTCCATCTCGTTCAACGGGAAGGACAACAGGGAGAAGCTTTAGTACAGGTGGAACTTCCCCCCGGAGCCAGACGCGACATTAATCTCGATTTTCTCTATCCCCCCGATGCCACACCCCCCCAAGTTTTGAGCGTTAAAACTTTGGAATAA
- a CDS encoding YlqD family protein: protein MDDAQTSLLLKRPVTIKVIVTPRWKEEAQQQLQAQMAQIDAQIQQLETQGQRAIAEIQRQSLIPLPPAAAQQIDNIQIQVNQQKSEFLEQKNQYLQQLQQVQLLELNQEVAQAQLESFFRVEKGDNLVAKMNVELVLRDGVVEEIRGEI from the coding sequence ATGGATGACGCACAAACCAGTTTATTACTGAAGCGCCCGGTGACAATTAAAGTCATCGTGACTCCGCGCTGGAAAGAAGAAGCACAACAGCAATTACAAGCACAAATGGCTCAAATTGACGCACAAATTCAACAATTAGAAACCCAAGGCCAAAGAGCGATCGCCGAAATTCAGCGTCAGAGTCTGATCCCCTTACCCCCCGCGGCTGCCCAACAGATTGACAATATTCAAATCCAAGTCAATCAACAAAAAAGTGAGTTTCTCGAACAAAAAAACCAGTATCTGCAACAATTGCAACAGGTACAACTCTTGGAACTCAATCAAGAAGTCGCCCAAGCACAACTAGAAAGCTTTTTCCGGGTCGAAAAAGGCGATAACTTAGTAGCCAAAATGAATGTGGAACTCGTCCTTAGAGATGGCGTCGTCGAAGAAATTCGCGGCGAAATTTAA
- the gcvT gene encoding glycine cleavage system aminomethyltransferase GcvT → MANQEATSPAIRTPLYDLIAQQTSKFTPFAGWEMPIQFSGLKIEHNAVRNGVGMFDISHMGKFILTGDNLVQSLQTLVPSNLARLSAGKAQYSVLLNPDGGIIDDIIFYYQSESQGVLIVNASTTDKDREWILGNLEGSGVKLKDLSQERVLIALQGPKAATILQSLVGEKLSDFGLFNHWESQLFGEKVFIARTGYTGEDGFEIMAPPEIGQRLWTEFLNLGVTPCGLGARDTLRLEAALALYGQDIDDSTSPLEAGLNWLVHLPEKGDFIGRNVLEDQKLNGVNRRLVGLQMSGKHIARHDYPVVFAGEVVGKVTSGTLSPTLNTAIALAYLPTPFAAIGQAIEVEIRGTTYPATVVKKPFYKSKN, encoded by the coding sequence GTGGCTAACCAAGAAGCAACTTCCCCCGCTATTCGTACCCCCTTATATGACCTAATTGCCCAACAAACCAGCAAATTTACCCCTTTTGCGGGTTGGGAGATGCCGATACAGTTTAGCGGCCTAAAAATCGAACATAATGCTGTCCGCAACGGTGTGGGGATGTTTGACATTTCCCACATGGGCAAATTTATCTTAACTGGAGATAATCTGGTTCAATCTCTCCAAACCCTAGTTCCTTCTAATTTAGCCCGTTTAAGCGCAGGAAAGGCACAGTATAGCGTTTTACTTAACCCAGACGGTGGCATAATCGATGATATTATCTTTTACTACCAAAGCGAAAGCCAAGGCGTATTAATTGTTAATGCCTCAACCACCGATAAAGATCGAGAATGGATTTTAGGCAATTTAGAGGGTTCGGGGGTCAAATTAAAGGATTTATCGCAAGAAAGGGTCTTAATTGCCCTGCAAGGACCCAAGGCAGCCACAATTTTACAGTCCTTGGTCGGGGAAAAATTAAGCGATTTTGGCCTATTTAATCACTGGGAAAGCCAGCTTTTCGGGGAAAAAGTTTTTATCGCTAGGACCGGTTACACGGGAGAAGATGGTTTTGAAATTATGGCCCCTCCTGAAATCGGGCAGCGACTTTGGACGGAATTCTTAAATTTAGGGGTGACTCCCTGCGGTTTAGGGGCCCGGGATACCCTGCGTTTAGAGGCAGCTTTAGCCCTTTATGGACAGGATATCGACGATAGCACCAGTCCCCTAGAGGCAGGCTTAAATTGGTTGGTTCATCTGCCAGAAAAAGGCGATTTTATCGGTCGCAATGTCCTTGAAGACCAAAAACTTAATGGTGTGAATCGGCGCTTGGTGGGATTGCAGATGTCCGGCAAACATATCGCCCGTCACGATTATCCGGTAGTATTCGCTGGGGAAGTGGTGGGTAAAGTCACCAGTGGCACTTTATCACCAACTTTAAACACAGCGATCGCTTTAGCCTATCTTCCCACACCTTTCGCCGCGATCGGACAAGCGATCGAAGTAGAAATCCGCGGCACTACCTACCCCGCTACCGTCGTTAAAAAACCCTTTTATAAAAGTAAAAATTAA
- a CDS encoding serine protease, protein MKRKELKIGRRYSGKSWQIFVIIAFIAAAPFAIFYLIALAYLWQGDQLLAAGEKESALSAYRTVLSFHENSAQAHIKIAQVLQSQKRYSEALQAYNHAFIVNDKPPMEPSQRNYLVALGDIFAQEEKWSEALDAYQKAMIIKPTFKAQFQLGKALYSLQRWDEAAKALQAAVFLDPSQGKAYFYLGKAYSEQQLWPEASYAYQQALELIPSQGETYKKLGETLAKQGKWQEAEQIYRQALIYTPKDGDIYNYLGKALAEQGKLGEAMAVFQQARQISPKNAEIYENLCYIYINSGQIDEGLNWCRQAVEIDPNLSEVRFILQEIQRGRLIHDNPELLKMPEIIPSVKSDPLVNLKRSIVKIVIRGKNNNGIGTGWLLKRDQDTAWIVTNRHVVTNYRQEIDAGARIFVEYYSQPPKGKIPKRSKAKILHTTPANDWLDLAVLEVKNPPPDLKPLALAPLPIAANQPVISIGNPFNQKDWTVSKGTVNDNDEKSLSLSMFVVSGQSGSPVLNDKNQVVGVMSQAGLFCANPSTPKPLENAVRLGCGFAIPIDRVRERLREWEL, encoded by the coding sequence ATGAAAAGAAAAGAGCTTAAAATCGGTCGCCGCTATTCTGGCAAATCCTGGCAAATATTTGTAATTATTGCCTTCATCGCCGCCGCTCCCTTTGCTATTTTTTATCTTATTGCCTTGGCTTATCTTTGGCAAGGCGATCAACTTTTGGCCGCGGGGGAGAAGGAATCGGCTCTGTCTGCTTACCGAACAGTTTTATCTTTTCACGAAAATTCGGCCCAAGCCCATATAAAAATCGCTCAGGTCTTACAAAGTCAAAAACGCTATTCTGAAGCCTTACAAGCCTATAATCATGCCTTTATCGTTAACGATAAACCACCGATGGAACCCTCCCAACGTAATTATTTAGTGGCTTTGGGAGACATCTTCGCGCAAGAGGAAAAATGGTCAGAGGCACTCGATGCTTACCAAAAAGCAATGATCATTAAACCAACTTTTAAAGCGCAATTTCAGCTAGGAAAAGCTCTCTATAGTTTACAACGTTGGGATGAGGCGGCGAAAGCTCTGCAAGCAGCGGTTTTTCTCGATCCTAGTCAGGGAAAAGCCTATTTTTATCTGGGAAAGGCCTACAGTGAACAGCAACTCTGGCCAGAGGCCAGTTATGCCTATCAGCAAGCTCTAGAATTGATACCTAGTCAGGGTGAAACCTACAAAAAATTAGGAGAAACCCTAGCAAAACAGGGAAAATGGCAGGAAGCAGAGCAAATATATCGACAGGCTTTAATTTACACCCCTAAAGATGGGGATATTTATAATTATTTAGGCAAAGCTTTAGCGGAACAGGGAAAACTAGGGGAAGCGATGGCAGTTTTTCAACAGGCGCGCCAAATTAGCCCCAAAAATGCCGAGATTTACGAAAATCTCTGTTATATCTATATCAATAGCGGTCAGATCGATGAGGGTCTAAATTGGTGTCGGCAGGCCGTAGAAATTGATCCCAATTTATCAGAAGTTAGATTTATTTTACAGGAAATCCAACGGGGGCGATTAATTCACGACAATCCCGAATTATTAAAAATGCCAGAGATAATTCCCAGTGTTAAGAGTGATCCTCTGGTGAATTTAAAACGCTCAATTGTTAAAATTGTCATTCGTGGCAAAAATAACAATGGTATCGGCACTGGTTGGTTATTAAAACGAGATCAAGATACAGCTTGGATCGTGACTAACCGCCATGTGGTGACGAATTACCGTCAAGAAATCGATGCAGGGGCGCGCATTTTTGTCGAGTATTATAGCCAACCACCCAAGGGAAAAATTCCCAAGCGTTCAAAAGCTAAAATTCTCCACACTACCCCCGCTAACGACTGGCTCGATTTAGCAGTATTGGAGGTAAAAAATCCCCCCCCGGATTTAAAACCTTTAGCTTTAGCGCCCCTACCAATTGCCGCTAATCAACCAGTAATCTCGATCGGTAATCCTTTTAATCAAAAAGATTGGACTGTCAGCAAAGGCACGGTTAATGATAATGACGAAAAATCCTTAAGTTTGTCCATGTTTGTCGTTTCTGGACAGTCGGGAAGTCCAGTTTTAAACGATAAAAATCAAGTGGTGGGAGTGATGTCTCAAGCGGGTTTATTTTGTGCCAATCCCTCCACTCCTAAACCCCTAGAAAATGCCGTTAGATTGGGCTGCGGTTTCGCAATTCCCATTGACAGGGTGCGAGAAAGGTTAAGGGAGTGGGAATTATGA
- a CDS encoding TIGR04222 domain-containing membrane protein — protein MDSPLGTMNFQQTELYKRIQAFALDRPDSQLSFSQRLAKDNGWSLGYTQRAIEEYKKFIFLAVAAGHPVTPSDQIDQVWHLHLTYTRLYWQEFCPKILQTTLHHEPTRGGSSEQLKFGSWYSKTLESYEQFFGHIPPIDIWPKPKDRFGRDLHFIRINTQQSWVLSKPNLTIFLKPQLRKIGIFTFLAFLSLMITGCQIISQIPNPMNFTGPEFLTFYISLVVMGIALAAWLRFSLCLVSTNTKQQPDLNTYEIAFLAGGNHRLIMAAITSLVKQGYVEVLKEKSPFGRTQSKLVVTGKIDAIADPVEKAVAQDILATDGAIEQVFRKSTGMKDSIRARLEQLGLFLSDAQAFKAQIYPSLIVVILLGIGLCKMAVGISRDKPVGLLLICIFGLLVLGARFFVKPQRQRSRYGEIIFNDLTNRLQPLKTANSSDSELVLAVALFGATVLMADMALADLYQMLTPIAAASSGSDGGSGGSDGGSGGSDGGSGGSDGGSGGCGGSSGSDGGGSGGCGGCGGGGGGGCGGGG, from the coding sequence ATGGATAGCCCATTAGGGACGATGAACTTTCAACAGACAGAGCTATACAAAAGAATTCAGGCATTTGCCTTGGATCGGCCAGATAGTCAATTATCTTTCAGCCAACGATTAGCAAAAGATAACGGCTGGTCCTTAGGCTATACTCAGAGAGCGATCGAGGAATACAAAAAGTTTATATTTCTAGCCGTTGCAGCAGGACATCCGGTCACGCCATCCGACCAAATCGATCAAGTTTGGCATTTACATCTGACCTATACGCGATTGTACTGGCAAGAGTTCTGTCCCAAAATTTTGCAAACCACATTACATCACGAGCCGACTCGTGGGGGTTCATCCGAGCAATTAAAATTTGGCAGTTGGTATAGCAAGACGCTAGAAAGTTACGAACAGTTTTTTGGACATATTCCCCCAATAGATATTTGGCCTAAACCCAAAGACCGATTCGGGCGAGATTTGCATTTTATCCGGATCAACACTCAACAAAGCTGGGTTTTGTCAAAACCTAATTTGACAATCTTCTTGAAACCACAACTGCGAAAAATAGGCATCTTTACCTTTTTAGCCTTCCTTTCACTGATGATAACTGGCTGTCAGATAATCTCCCAAATTCCTAACCCAATGAATTTTACAGGTCCGGAATTTTTAACCTTCTATATTTCCCTAGTAGTGATGGGAATCGCTTTGGCAGCCTGGCTACGTTTTTCCCTGTGCCTAGTTAGCACTAATACAAAGCAGCAACCTGATTTAAATACTTACGAGATAGCTTTCTTGGCGGGTGGCAATCATCGCCTGATTATGGCCGCAATCACCAGTTTGGTAAAACAAGGCTATGTGGAGGTATTAAAAGAAAAATCACCATTTGGAAGAACACAAAGCAAACTGGTGGTGACAGGAAAGATCGATGCTATTGCCGATCCTGTAGAAAAGGCGGTTGCACAAGATATTTTGGCCACTGATGGGGCAATTGAACAGGTTTTCCGGAAGTCTACAGGAATGAAAGATAGCATTCGTGCCCGCCTAGAACAACTTGGTTTGTTTCTGAGCGATGCCCAAGCATTCAAAGCCCAAATTTATCCATCATTGATTGTGGTTATTCTTCTAGGAATAGGCTTGTGCAAAATGGCTGTGGGAATTTCTCGCGATAAGCCAGTTGGTTTACTTCTCATCTGTATATTTGGGCTTCTAGTTTTGGGAGCAAGGTTTTTTGTCAAACCACAGCGTCAGCGCAGCCGTTATGGAGAGATCATTTTTAATGATTTAACAAATCGCTTACAACCTTTAAAAACAGCCAATAGCAGCGATTCTGAACTTGTACTTGCGGTTGCGTTGTTTGGAGCAACAGTTCTGATGGCGGATATGGCTTTAGCAGACTTGTATCAAATGCTGACTCCCATAGCCGCTGCTAGTAGCGGCAGTGATGGCGGCAGTGGCGGCAGTGATGGCGGCAGTGGCGGCAGTGATGGCGGCAGTGGCGGCAGTGATGGCGGCAGCGGCGGTTGTGGCGGCAGTAGCGGCAGTGATGGCGGCGGCAGTGGCGGTTGTGGTGGTTGTGGTGGTGGTGGTGGTGGTGGTTGTGGTGGTGGAGGTTGA
- a CDS encoding Rqc2 family fibronectin-binding protein has translation MQSVDFTTLSATCAEIAATWLPARLEQVYQIDRQTIALYLRTFDRKGWLIISWHPQGARLHIGDPPPKVPDTFTFSDQLRHQLNGLALTKLAFVAPWERVIDLQFAQRPDDPALGHLYIEIMGKYSNVILTAADNQIVTVAHQVNATQSSVRTVQTGQIYQLPPVLLATNPSLEESLSSWQARVSLIPKTIEKQLVSTYRGVSPVIARSLLQKANINPKLNTDQLDNTDWEKLFSVWQEWLKILENNTFQPGWTREGYTVIGGEILAAAKNVQELLNRYYSDQINQESFRQLQQKLNQKVISLLTKLQTKAAGFQTRLAESAHADRYKEQGDLLMANLQQIQQGMTSISLADFQTGTPVIIPLDPERNPVQNAQYFYKQHQKLKRARLAVEPLLEEVVSEINYLEQVRSSLSQLENYSSSEDLQALDEIQEELIQQKYLESNYQRNRTNNKESEPMRFTTPSGVELWIGRNNRQNDRLTFRSASDYDIWFHSQEIAGSHVLLRLTPGTVPEAADLQFAADYAAYYSRARHSEQVPVVYTRPKYVYKPKGAKPGMVVYKQETVIWGCPQRVEDYRKK, from the coding sequence ATGCAATCCGTAGACTTTACCACCCTCAGCGCCACTTGTGCCGAAATTGCCGCCACTTGGCTGCCGGCTAGACTAGAACAAGTGTATCAAATTGATCGCCAAACGATCGCCCTCTATTTACGAACCTTCGATCGCAAGGGATGGTTAATTATTTCTTGGCATCCCCAAGGAGCGCGGCTGCATATTGGTGATCCACCGCCGAAAGTCCCTGATACCTTCACTTTCAGCGATCAATTGCGTCATCAACTCAATGGTTTGGCGCTGACAAAATTAGCATTTGTTGCCCCGTGGGAAAGAGTGATCGATCTGCAATTTGCCCAACGTCCGGATGATCCGGCCCTGGGGCATTTGTATATAGAAATTATGGGCAAATATAGCAATGTTATTTTAACTGCGGCTGACAATCAAATTGTCACCGTTGCCCATCAAGTCAATGCCACCCAGTCCAGTGTTCGCACCGTACAAACGGGACAAATCTATCAACTACCCCCCGTTTTATTGGCAACAAATCCCAGTTTAGAAGAATCCTTGAGCAGTTGGCAAGCCAGAGTTAGTTTAATCCCTAAAACTATCGAAAAACAGTTAGTTAGTACCTATCGTGGTGTTAGTCCGGTCATCGCTCGATCGCTGTTGCAAAAAGCCAATATTAACCCGAAATTAAACACGGATCAGTTAGATAATACTGATTGGGAAAAGCTCTTTTCAGTTTGGCAAGAATGGTTAAAAATCTTGGAAAATAACACCTTTCAACCCGGATGGACAAGAGAAGGTTATACGGTGATCGGTGGGGAGATACTGGCAGCGGCTAAAAATGTTCAAGAATTATTAAACCGTTATTATAGCGACCAAATTAATCAAGAAAGCTTTCGACAACTACAGCAAAAATTAAATCAAAAAGTCATCTCTTTACTGACTAAACTGCAAACTAAAGCGGCGGGATTTCAAACAAGACTAGCAGAATCTGCTCATGCTGATCGCTATAAAGAGCAAGGGGATTTATTAATGGCAAATCTGCAGCAAATACAGCAGGGAATGACTAGCATTAGTTTGGCGGATTTCCAGACAGGAACACCTGTAATTATTCCTCTCGATCCCGAAAGAAATCCCGTGCAGAATGCCCAATATTTTTATAAACAACATCAGAAATTAAAAAGGGCGCGGTTAGCGGTGGAACCTTTATTAGAGGAAGTGGTCAGTGAAATTAATTATCTCGAACAAGTGCGATCGAGTTTAAGTCAACTAGAAAATTATAGCAGCAGCGAAGATTTACAGGCCCTAGACGAGATACAAGAAGAATTAATTCAACAGAAGTATCTAGAAAGCAATTACCAGCGTAATCGGACGAATAACAAAGAATCCGAACCCATGCGCTTTACTACTCCCTCTGGAGTAGAATTATGGATTGGCAGAAATAACCGTCAAAATGATCGGCTAACTTTTCGTAGCGCCAGCGATTACGATATCTGGTTTCATAGTCAAGAAATCGCTGGTAGTCACGTTTTACTCCGTTTAACCCCCGGTACAGTTCCAGAAGCCGCCGATCTGCAATTTGCCGCCGATTACGCCGCTTATTATAGCCGCGCTCGCCATAGTGAACAGGTTCCCGTCGTCTATACCCGTCCCAAATACGTCTATAAACCCAAGGGCGCCAAGCCCGGTATGGTGGTTTACAAACAGGAAACGGTAATCTGGGGCTGTCCTCAGAGGGTTGAAGATTACCGCAAAAAATAA